One window of Acidobacteriota bacterium genomic DNA carries:
- the ftcD gene encoding glutamate formimidoyltransferase produces MIEAVPNISEGRRGEVVREALEAIEAVPDVRVLDWSSDASHNRSVITLAGEANPLRAAILRLCEVAVKRIDLRRHHGAHPRIGAVDVVPFVPLGGVSMEACVALARATGREVAERLQLPVLLYEAAAAVPARRRLEHLRRGQFERLAGKLQKPEWRPDYGPRHPHPSAGATAVGARGPLIAFNVNLASRDLDVARRIARAVRESSGGLPHVKAMGVLLSASSGTVAQVSMNLTDYRRTPLSAALDRVAREAAREGVAVAGTELVGLVPQAAIDGSEGGRPMLDVIHPDRTIEARLDRRRPSLPDHRAAP; encoded by the coding sequence ATGATAGAAGCCGTCCCCAACATCAGCGAGGGCCGCCGGGGAGAGGTTGTGCGGGAGGCTCTCGAAGCGATCGAGGCGGTACCGGACGTCCGGGTGCTCGATTGGTCGTCGGACGCCTCCCACAACCGATCGGTCATCACGCTGGCCGGTGAAGCGAACCCGTTGCGCGCCGCGATCCTGCGACTCTGCGAGGTGGCGGTGAAGCGGATCGACCTGCGCCGTCACCACGGGGCCCACCCTCGCATCGGCGCGGTCGACGTCGTTCCGTTCGTGCCGCTCGGCGGCGTGTCGATGGAAGCCTGCGTCGCGCTCGCGCGCGCCACCGGCCGGGAAGTGGCGGAGCGGCTGCAGTTGCCGGTCCTGCTGTACGAGGCGGCCGCCGCCGTCCCGGCCCGACGGCGCCTGGAACACCTGCGGCGCGGTCAGTTCGAGCGCCTCGCCGGCAAGCTCCAGAAGCCCGAATGGAGACCGGACTACGGCCCCCGTCACCCACACCCTTCGGCGGGGGCGACGGCCGTCGGGGCGCGCGGTCCGCTCATCGCCTTCAACGTGAATCTCGCGTCGCGGGACCTCGACGTCGCCCGGCGAATAGCGCGGGCGGTCAGGGAGAGCAGCGGCGGCTTGCCGCACGTCAAGGCCATGGGCGTCCTGCTTTCGGCCTCTTCCGGGACCGTCGCCCAGGTGTCGATGAACCTGACCGACTACCGGCGCACCCCGCTGTCCGCGGCCCTGGATCGCGTCGCTCGCGAGGCGGCGCGCGAGGGAGTCGCGGTCGCGGGCACCGAACTTGTCGGGCTCGTACCGCAAGCAGCGATAGACGGATCGGAAGGCGGGAGGCCCATGCTCGACGTCATTCATCCGGACCGGACGATCGAGGCGCGGCTCGATCGCCGGCGTCCCTCTCTTCCTGACCATCGAGCAGCCCCTTGA
- a CDS encoding phosphoribosylaminoimidazolesuccinocarboxamide synthase, producing the protein MPSSASVFETSLDGIAVHRRGKVRDMYEVGEHLLMVATDRISAYDVVLGSAVPDKGRVLTQLSAFWFGRTGDIVGNHLISTDPGDYPESLGAHADLLAGRSMLVRRTKPIPIECVARGYLSGSGWKEYQRDGQVCGVRLPAGLRESDRLPEPIFTPATKAETGHDVNISEAEAGRLVGPDLVARLRALTLALYEHGAAHAAEHGIIVADTKFEFGVASTGAGDEVILIDEVLTPDSSRFWPAERYTAGGPQPSFDKQYVRDYLDRVAWDRRPPGPTLPDDVVSNTRLKYVEAYRLLAGRDLQD; encoded by the coding sequence TTGCCATCCAGCGCTTCCGTCTTCGAAACGTCTCTCGACGGCATCGCCGTCCACCGCCGCGGCAAGGTCCGCGACATGTACGAGGTCGGCGAGCATCTGCTCATGGTCGCCACCGACCGCATCTCGGCCTACGACGTGGTGCTCGGCTCGGCCGTTCCGGACAAGGGCCGGGTGCTCACCCAGTTGTCGGCGTTCTGGTTCGGGCGAACCGGGGACATCGTGGGCAACCATCTGATCTCGACGGATCCCGGCGACTATCCGGAATCGTTGGGCGCGCACGCCGATCTGCTTGCCGGACGCTCGATGCTCGTGCGCCGCACGAAACCCATCCCCATCGAGTGCGTCGCCCGCGGGTACCTGTCCGGATCCGGCTGGAAGGAATACCAGCGCGACGGGCAGGTCTGCGGCGTCCGGCTACCCGCCGGCCTGCGCGAGTCCGACCGCCTGCCGGAGCCCATCTTCACGCCGGCCACCAAGGCGGAAACCGGCCACGACGTCAACATCAGCGAAGCCGAGGCCGGCCGTCTCGTCGGTCCGGATCTGGTGGCGCGACTCCGGGCGCTGACGCTGGCGCTGTACGAGCACGGCGCGGCGCACGCCGCGGAGCACGGCATCATCGTGGCGGACACCAAGTTCGAGTTCGGTGTCGCCTCCACCGGCGCGGGAGACGAGGTCATCCTCATCGACGAGGTGCTGACGCCGGACTCTTCGCGGTTCTGGCCCGCCGAGCGGTACACGGCGGGCGGACCGCAACCGAGCTTCGACAAGCAGTACGTCCGCGACTACCTGGATCGCGTCGCATGGGACCGCAGACCGCCCGGGCCGACGCTGCCCGACGACGTCGTCTCGAACACGCGCCTGAAGTACGTCGAGGCGTACCGCCTGCTGGCCGGCCGCGATCTCCAGGATTGA
- a CDS encoding competence/damage-inducible protein A encodes MGSDGGRRGRRPLRVRDGTGGGSRRAVGDARMTERGGSGPSSAVIVAVGSELLTPHKTDTNSLFITDRLNGVGIDVVQKLVAGDEPRGLASALRYAMTAADVVIVTGGLGPTADDVTRDVVADLLGVPLDESADIVTRIRARFEARGLEMPEINRRQAAIPRGAEVLPNPAGTAPGLWLTAGGCRLVLLPGPPRELRPMFDRLVADRLASATGGRRVQRRAIRTTGRTESHIDELARPIYGPLAARQPSVSTTILASLGQIDLHLSTVGADPAEGVRVLDAAVEELTGVLGNCVVSTDGRTLPEVVGELLRRRDARVAVAESCTGGLIASRLTDVPGSSAYVHAGWVLYSNEAKAALGVDPGLIEAHGAVSEAVAEAMAEAARGAADVDFGLAVTGIAGPGGATPGKPVGTVCLALAVRGAPARVRRVQLPGDRERVKFQASQAALDLLRRALLRAEATDS; translated from the coding sequence ATGGGGAGTGATGGCGGACGACGTGGTCGCCGGCCTCTACGCGTACGTGACGGTACGGGTGGGGGCAGCCGTCGCGCCGTCGGTGATGCTCGGATGACGGAACGAGGCGGCAGCGGTCCGTCGTCGGCGGTGATCGTCGCCGTCGGGTCGGAGCTGCTGACGCCGCACAAGACCGATACGAACTCGCTGTTCATCACCGACCGGCTCAACGGGGTCGGGATCGACGTCGTTCAGAAGCTGGTGGCGGGGGACGAGCCTCGCGGTCTTGCGAGTGCGCTGCGCTACGCCATGACCGCGGCGGACGTGGTGATCGTGACCGGGGGACTCGGACCGACCGCGGACGACGTGACGCGCGACGTCGTCGCGGATCTGCTCGGCGTGCCGCTCGACGAGTCGGCGGACATCGTCACCCGGATTCGCGCCCGATTCGAAGCCCGCGGGCTGGAGATGCCGGAGATCAACCGCCGGCAGGCGGCGATTCCGCGTGGAGCGGAGGTGCTGCCGAATCCGGCCGGAACCGCGCCGGGGCTCTGGTTGACCGCAGGCGGGTGCCGACTGGTCCTGTTGCCCGGACCGCCGCGGGAACTGCGGCCGATGTTCGACCGTCTGGTTGCGGACCGGCTGGCTTCGGCGACCGGCGGCAGGAGGGTTCAGCGGCGTGCCATCCGCACGACCGGACGGACGGAATCGCATATCGATGAGCTGGCCCGGCCGATCTACGGGCCGCTGGCCGCGCGGCAGCCCTCCGTCTCGACGACGATTCTCGCCTCACTGGGACAGATCGACCTGCACCTGTCGACGGTCGGCGCCGATCCCGCGGAGGGGGTGCGCGTTCTCGATGCCGCGGTGGAGGAGCTGACGGGCGTGCTCGGTAACTGCGTCGTGAGCACCGACGGGCGGACCCTGCCGGAGGTGGTGGGGGAGTTGCTGCGGCGACGGGACGCGCGTGTCGCCGTCGCCGAGTCCTGCACCGGCGGGTTGATCGCGTCGCGGCTCACGGACGTGCCGGGCAGCTCGGCGTACGTTCACGCGGGGTGGGTTCTCTACAGCAACGAGGCGAAGGCGGCTCTCGGGGTCGACCCCGGGCTCATCGAAGCGCACGGCGCGGTGAGCGAGGCGGTGGCCGAGGCGATGGCCGAGGCGGCGCGCGGCGCGGCCGATGTCGATTTCGGCCTCGCCGTGACCGGGATCGCGGGCCCCGGCGGGGCGACGCCCGGGAAGCCGGTGGGCACGGTGTGCCTGGCGCTGGCCGTCCGCGGGGCGCCGGCGCGGGTACGCCGCGTGCAACTTCCCGGCGATCGCGAGCGGGTGAAGTTCCAGGCGTCGCAGGCCGCGCTCGATCTGCTCCGCCGCGCGCTGCTTCGCGCCGAGGCGACGGACTCGTAG
- a CDS encoding phosphatidylglycerophosphatase A codes for MSRLALPVATAGYVGLAPVAPGTWGSAVGLCLLLLVRLTGEAGAEALLLGVVLAVGVWSATVAERRYGRRDPGAIVIDEIAGMLITFFWFPVAWPGLVAGFLAFRFFDIVKPFPARAAERLPAGWGVMADDVVAGLYAYVTVRVGAAVAPSVMLG; via the coding sequence ATGTCCCGCCTGGCGCTGCCCGTCGCTACGGCCGGTTACGTCGGGCTGGCACCGGTCGCGCCCGGTACCTGGGGTTCCGCCGTGGGCCTCTGCCTGCTGCTTCTGGTGCGCCTGACCGGCGAGGCCGGCGCGGAGGCGCTGTTGCTGGGAGTCGTGCTCGCGGTCGGAGTCTGGTCCGCGACGGTGGCCGAGCGGCGCTATGGCCGCCGCGACCCGGGGGCCATCGTCATCGACGAGATCGCCGGCATGCTCATCACGTTTTTCTGGTTTCCGGTCGCCTGGCCGGGGCTGGTGGCCGGATTTCTGGCGTTCAGGTTCTTCGACATCGTCAAGCCGTTCCCGGCTCGCGCGGCCGAACGCCTGCCGGCCGGATGGGGAGTGATGGCGGACGACGTGGTCGCCGGCCTCTACGCGTACGTGACGGTACGGGTGGGGGCAGCCGTCGCGCCGTCGGTGATGCTCGGATGA
- the ftsY gene encoding signal recognition particle-docking protein FtsY → MSIVGRLRDGLRRTARRWTSRLERLSGTSGSGGSSAETLEALEELLIEADVGVLTAGRIVARVGEDGRGDLRERVKTEIRGVLAGAAAPPAEVPAPRVVLVVGVNGTGKTTTVGKLAHRCRLDGRTPLICAADTFRAAAVEQIAVWAERASVDIVRAADGADPAAVVFDAISAARARGRDVVFVDTAGRLHTRADLMGELGKIRRVAGRAAAGAPHEVLLVVDASVGQNGISQARRFLETAGVTGIVLTKLDGTAKGGVAVAIAGELGVPIRYVGVGEGIDDLLPFSAGDYVDALFEKAW, encoded by the coding sequence ATGAGCATCGTCGGCCGCCTGCGTGACGGGCTGCGGCGCACGGCCAGGCGCTGGACGAGCCGGCTCGAGCGTCTGAGCGGTACTTCCGGGAGCGGCGGCTCGAGCGCCGAGACCCTCGAGGCTCTCGAGGAGTTGTTGATCGAGGCGGACGTCGGGGTGCTCACGGCGGGGCGCATCGTGGCCCGGGTCGGCGAGGACGGTCGCGGCGACCTCCGGGAGCGCGTCAAGACGGAGATACGCGGTGTGCTGGCCGGCGCCGCGGCGCCCCCGGCGGAGGTTCCGGCGCCGCGGGTCGTGCTCGTGGTCGGCGTCAACGGAACCGGCAAGACCACGACCGTCGGAAAGCTGGCCCATCGCTGCCGCCTCGATGGCCGGACGCCTCTGATCTGCGCCGCGGACACGTTCCGGGCAGCCGCGGTCGAGCAGATCGCGGTATGGGCGGAACGTGCGTCGGTCGACATCGTGCGCGCCGCCGATGGAGCCGACCCTGCCGCGGTCGTCTTCGACGCGATCTCGGCGGCGCGGGCGCGGGGACGCGACGTGGTGTTCGTCGATACCGCGGGCCGCCTGCACACTCGCGCCGATCTGATGGGGGAGCTGGGCAAGATACGCCGCGTCGCGGGCCGCGCGGCGGCCGGCGCACCCCACGAGGTGCTGCTGGTCGTGGACGCCAGCGTGGGACAGAACGGCATCTCCCAGGCGCGTCGTTTCCTGGAGACGGCGGGCGTGACCGGCATCGTGCTGACCAAGCTCGACGGCACCGCGAAAGGCGGTGTCGCGGTGGCCATCGCGGGGGAGCTCGGGGTCCCGATCCGCTACGTCGGCGTCGGCGAAGGAATCGACGACCTGCTTCCGTTCTCGGCCGGCGATTACGTCGATGCATTGTTCGAGAAGGCCTGGTAG
- a CDS encoding NAD(P)-dependent glycerol-3-phosphate dehydrogenase: MGPVAVLGAGSWGTALAIHLARCGREVRLWGRDAELVGQMEARRHNAVYLPGVELPRSVHLTPALESAVDGAVYVVAAVPSHGARQVLRRAADHLRPNATVVSAAKGIEDGTLLRVSEVIAQEVGGERAVTVLSGPSFAAEVARGVPTAVAVAGRRPQAVNAVQQDFRSDRFRLYASDDVVGVEIGGAMKNVIAIAAGGIESLGLGHNAIAALVTRGLAEMSRLAYALGGRRDTLAGLSGLGDLVLTCTGGLSRNRQLGIELGKGRPLDEVLDGMRMVAEGVRTTRAVLDLGARHGVELPITAQMAEVIGGHKTPRSAVEELMLRRQRSELDE; the protein is encoded by the coding sequence ATCGGACCGGTGGCCGTGCTCGGCGCCGGCAGTTGGGGCACGGCGCTGGCAATCCATCTCGCTCGCTGCGGGCGGGAGGTGCGGTTGTGGGGTCGGGATGCGGAGCTCGTCGGTCAGATGGAGGCTCGGCGTCACAACGCCGTGTACCTGCCCGGCGTCGAGTTGCCGCGATCCGTGCACCTGACCCCGGCGCTGGAGAGCGCCGTGGACGGCGCGGTGTATGTCGTCGCCGCGGTGCCGTCGCACGGGGCCCGGCAGGTGCTGCGCCGCGCCGCGGACCACCTCCGGCCGAACGCGACGGTCGTCAGCGCCGCGAAGGGCATCGAGGACGGGACGCTCCTCAGGGTGTCGGAAGTGATCGCCCAGGAGGTGGGGGGCGAGCGGGCCGTGACGGTACTGTCGGGCCCGAGCTTCGCTGCGGAGGTGGCGCGGGGCGTGCCCACGGCGGTGGCCGTGGCCGGCCGACGGCCGCAGGCGGTCAACGCCGTCCAGCAGGACTTCCGGTCGGACCGCTTCCGGCTGTACGCGAGTGACGACGTCGTCGGTGTGGAGATCGGGGGCGCGATGAAGAACGTCATCGCCATCGCGGCCGGCGGCATCGAGTCGCTGGGGCTCGGTCACAATGCGATAGCGGCGCTGGTGACGCGCGGACTGGCCGAGATGTCGCGTCTGGCGTACGCCCTCGGTGGACGGCGGGACACGCTGGCGGGCCTGAGTGGCCTCGGGGATCTCGTGCTCACGTGCACGGGCGGGCTGAGCCGCAACCGTCAACTCGGGATCGAGCTCGGCAAGGGACGCCCGCTCGACGAGGTGCTCGACGGAATGCGGATGGTCGCGGAAGGAGTCCGCACGACCCGGGCGGTGCTCGATCTGGGCGCGCGGCACGGCGTGGAGCTGCCCATCACCGCGCAAATGGCCGAAGTAATCGGCGGCCACAAGACGCCGCGGTCCGCGGTGGAGGAGCTCATGCTCAGGCGCCAGCGATCGGAGCTGGACGAATGA
- a CDS encoding riboflavin synthase, whose translation MFTGLVEALGEVAATRELPSGRRIRIAAGVAAQLAIGDSVAVNGVCLTVVRFDASSFEADVSPQTLRVTNLEDLRDGATVNLERPLLPSGRLGGHFVQGHVDGVGRLAGIEQESDFWWVTVGFPADLAPYIVTKGSVAVDGISLTVAGLEADRFTVQIVPHTWRCTNLHARRAGDAVNIECDIIGKYVARALEAFGGDPRGATSSRP comes from the coding sequence ATGTTCACGGGACTCGTTGAAGCGCTGGGAGAGGTCGCTGCGACCCGCGAGCTGCCGTCCGGACGGCGAATCCGCATAGCTGCCGGCGTCGCCGCGCAGCTCGCGATCGGAGACAGCGTCGCCGTGAACGGCGTCTGCCTGACGGTGGTGCGTTTCGACGCTTCGAGTTTCGAAGCGGACGTCTCCCCGCAGACCCTGCGGGTCACCAATCTGGAGGATCTGCGCGACGGGGCGACCGTGAACCTGGAACGCCCGCTGCTGCCCTCCGGCCGGCTGGGGGGGCACTTCGTGCAGGGGCACGTCGACGGTGTCGGGCGTCTCGCCGGAATCGAGCAGGAGTCCGACTTCTGGTGGGTGACCGTCGGATTCCCGGCGGATCTCGCACCATACATCGTGACGAAGGGATCGGTTGCGGTCGATGGGATCAGCCTGACCGTCGCCGGGCTCGAGGCGGACCGCTTCACCGTGCAGATCGTGCCGCACACCTGGCGCTGCACCAATCTTCACGCACGGCGCGCCGGCGACGCCGTCAACATCGAGTGCGATATCATCGGAAAGTACGTTGCCCGCGCTCTGGAGGCGTTCGGAGGCGACCCGAGGGGGGCGACGTCGAGCCGGCCATGA
- the ribD gene encoding bifunctional diaminohydroxyphosphoribosylaminopyrimidine deaminase/5-amino-6-(5-phosphoribosylamino)uracil reductase RibD, whose translation MESTAQDDAYMRKALRLAARGRGRTSPNPMVGAIVVDGRGAVVGSGYHERAGGDHAEVRALAEAGEAARGATLYCTLEPCCHHGRTGPCVERIVEAALARVVVAMPDPNPVVNGKGIAHLRGKGIAVDVGLRKREAVRLNEAFVTWVSRRRPFVTMKVATSLDGCIAARPGARTPLTSPAAGRAVHVLRGEVDAIGVGSTTVLIDDPLLTARGASRALPLTRVVFDRRLRTPPTARLFGTLESGPVVVVTLEPGSTRRRERLARLADAGAEVECVDAGGFLRNALERLARRRVTSLVLEGGRLVHEAAWEAGLVDRVQMFVAPVEVGPSGVAWMDRDAVFRAVDALAVRALGPDVLMEADVHGTR comes from the coding sequence ATGGAGTCCACCGCGCAGGACGATGCATACATGCGCAAGGCCCTGCGGCTCGCCGCGCGGGGCCGCGGGCGGACGAGCCCGAATCCCATGGTCGGCGCTATCGTCGTCGACGGCCGCGGCGCCGTCGTGGGGTCCGGCTACCATGAGCGGGCGGGGGGCGATCACGCGGAGGTTCGCGCGCTGGCCGAGGCCGGCGAGGCCGCGCGGGGCGCGACCCTGTACTGTACGCTCGAACCGTGCTGCCACCACGGGCGAACCGGCCCCTGCGTCGAACGGATCGTCGAGGCGGCGTTGGCGCGGGTGGTGGTGGCGATGCCGGACCCGAATCCGGTGGTGAACGGCAAGGGCATCGCGCATCTGCGCGGCAAGGGGATCGCCGTCGATGTCGGTCTTCGGAAGCGCGAGGCGGTGCGGTTGAACGAGGCGTTCGTCACGTGGGTGTCCAGGCGGCGGCCCTTCGTCACGATGAAGGTCGCCACCAGTCTCGACGGCTGCATCGCCGCGCGGCCGGGGGCGCGAACCCCATTGACGTCGCCCGCCGCCGGCCGAGCCGTGCACGTGCTGCGGGGCGAGGTGGACGCAATCGGCGTGGGGTCGACGACGGTGCTGATCGACGATCCGCTCTTGACCGCGCGCGGGGCGTCGAGGGCGCTGCCGCTGACCCGGGTCGTTTTCGATCGCCGGTTGCGCACGCCGCCTACGGCGCGGCTCTTCGGGACGTTGGAGTCCGGGCCGGTCGTCGTCGTGACGTTGGAGCCGGGATCCACGCGGCGCCGCGAGCGGCTGGCGCGGCTGGCCGACGCCGGCGCGGAGGTCGAATGCGTCGATGCCGGCGGGTTCCTCCGCAACGCCCTCGAGCGGCTGGCGCGGCGTCGGGTGACGAGCCTCGTTCTCGAAGGCGGCCGGCTGGTGCACGAGGCGGCGTGGGAGGCGGGCCTCGTCGACCGGGTGCAGATGTTCGTCGCGCCGGTCGAGGTGGGACCATCGGGCGTCGCCTGGATGGATCGCGATGCGGTCTTCCGCGCCGTCGATGCTCTCGCCGTCCGGGCGCTCGGGCCGGACGTGTTGATGGAGGCCGATGTTCACGGGACTCGTTGA
- a CDS encoding flippase-like domain-containing protein produces the protein MWRHGRTIAIGLLGVGLMAFVLRGADLDRVADAVLSARLDLLGLAVLAMIATYLARAVRWCYLLEPLGRVRLGVALRATVMGFAATAILPGRVGEILRPYVLARREELSVSAAIGTVVLERLLDIVVILVIFGVSVVAFVPSLGVEAGGLLPALYAGAIGAGGLALGTLVLACAAATNPEAVGRGVARVTSILPAGLSQRLGRVSHRFSEGLGVMRRPGPLVWAMAWTVFVWVSITAGIWLVSVAFGVDMPPSGAGILLVLIVLGVAVPTPAGVGGYHAAFQVGATTLFAAGAESAVGAGLVAHAISFVPVTIAGVVLMACEGVHLTSVSRLAGAAAGGTEPDAYGEDER, from the coding sequence ATGTGGAGACACGGCCGCACAATCGCCATCGGCTTGCTGGGCGTCGGCCTGATGGCGTTCGTGCTGCGCGGCGCGGACCTCGATCGCGTGGCGGACGCGGTCTTGAGTGCCCGGCTCGATCTGCTCGGGCTCGCCGTCCTGGCCATGATCGCGACCTATCTGGCGCGCGCGGTGCGCTGGTGCTACCTGCTCGAGCCGCTGGGACGGGTGCGCCTGGGGGTCGCTCTGCGGGCGACGGTGATGGGCTTCGCCGCGACGGCCATTCTGCCGGGGCGCGTCGGCGAGATCCTCCGGCCGTACGTGCTCGCCCGGCGCGAAGAACTCAGCGTGAGCGCGGCGATAGGGACGGTGGTGCTCGAGCGATTGCTGGACATCGTCGTGATCCTGGTGATCTTCGGCGTGTCGGTCGTCGCCTTCGTGCCGAGCCTCGGCGTGGAGGCGGGCGGGTTGCTGCCGGCGCTGTACGCCGGGGCGATCGGCGCGGGCGGATTGGCCCTCGGCACCCTGGTTCTGGCCTGCGCGGCGGCAACCAATCCCGAGGCGGTCGGTCGCGGAGTCGCGCGCGTGACGTCGATCCTGCCGGCCGGGCTCTCGCAGAGGCTCGGCCGGGTGTCGCACCGTTTCTCGGAAGGCCTCGGGGTGATGCGTCGGCCGGGACCCCTCGTGTGGGCGATGGCGTGGACGGTCTTCGTCTGGGTTTCGATCACCGCCGGAATCTGGCTGGTGTCGGTGGCTTTCGGCGTCGACATGCCGCCGTCCGGCGCCGGAATCCTGCTGGTACTGATCGTGCTCGGCGTCGCCGTGCCGACGCCGGCGGGAGTCGGCGGATACCATGCCGCCTTCCAGGTGGGGGCGACGACGCTCTTCGCCGCGGGCGCCGAGAGCGCGGTCGGAGCGGGACTGGTGGCGCACGCCATCTCCTTCGTGCCGGTCACGATTGCCGGCGTCGTCCTGATGGCCTGCGAGGGGGTGCATCTGACGAGCGTCAGCCGGTTGGCGGGGGCCGCGGCAGGCGGGACGGAGCCCGATGCGTACGGGGAGGACGAGCGTTGA
- the nrdR gene encoding transcriptional repressor NrdR, whose product MKCPFCGCLDDRVVDSRESREGDAIRRRRECSRCGRRFTSYERIDEIPYMVVKKDGTRERFERGKVIAGMFKACEKRPVSVALLEAVANRVEAALHERTDKEISTEAVGAFVMDELKMLDKVAYVRFASVYRDFRDLGEFMEVLKGLLDGQEERDAGDRAAPRSSGPDE is encoded by the coding sequence TTGAAGTGTCCGTTCTGCGGTTGCCTCGACGATCGGGTCGTCGACTCCCGCGAGAGCCGGGAGGGCGATGCGATCCGCCGCCGACGGGAGTGCAGCCGTTGCGGGCGCCGGTTCACCAGTTACGAGCGGATCGACGAGATCCCGTACATGGTCGTCAAGAAGGACGGGACGCGGGAGCGCTTCGAGCGCGGGAAGGTGATTGCAGGGATGTTCAAGGCCTGCGAGAAACGTCCCGTGAGCGTTGCGCTCCTCGAGGCGGTGGCCAATCGGGTCGAGGCAGCCCTGCACGAGCGGACCGACAAGGAGATTTCCACCGAAGCGGTGGGCGCCTTCGTGATGGACGAGCTCAAGATGCTCGACAAGGTGGCCTATGTCCGGTTCGCGTCCGTCTACCGCGACTTTCGCGACCTCGGGGAGTTCATGGAGGTGCTCAAGGGGCTGCTCGATGGTCAGGAAGAGAGGGACGCCGGCGATCGAGCCGCGCCTCGATCGTCCGGTCCGGATGAATGA